From a region of the Williamsia phyllosphaerae genome:
- a CDS encoding NAD(P)H-hydrate dehydratase produces MLGYHCADEIRAAEAATGDLLASGVLMRRAAAGLAGVVAVELRARRGAVYGSRVGLVVGAGDNGGDALFAGAFLRARGVAVSALLLAPDRAHAAGLVAFRRAGGRIVEAVAHDLDLVVDGVVGLGGSGPLRPTAAAVFELVTAPVIAVDIPSGVDADTGVVNDPSVRAAVTVTFGARRRAHILAAEQCGRVECIDIGIDVHGAQLVALDDHDVATNWPVPGPSDDKYSQGVTGIIAGSDTFPGAAMLCTGAAVAATSGMVRYVGSAAGDIVARHPEVVAAPDLDSAGRVQAWVVGPGAGTDDAAAERVRAILATDLPVLVDADGLTVLAEHLDWVQQRDAPTLLTPHAGEFARLAGAEVGSDRVAAVTDLAVQLGATVLLKGRITVVADGTGPVLVNDAGASWAATAGAGDVLSGLAGALLAAGLTARVAAASAARVHAHAAILAARGDADTSAGAPIGASDLLAGIRPAIREMRSRA; encoded by the coding sequence GTGCTCGGCTACCACTGCGCCGACGAGATCCGCGCCGCCGAGGCGGCGACGGGGGACCTGCTGGCGTCCGGTGTCCTGATGCGACGGGCCGCCGCCGGCCTCGCCGGGGTGGTCGCGGTCGAGCTCCGGGCCCGCCGCGGTGCCGTGTACGGGTCGCGCGTGGGACTCGTCGTCGGGGCCGGCGACAACGGTGGCGACGCGCTGTTCGCCGGTGCGTTCCTCCGCGCCCGCGGGGTGGCCGTCAGCGCCCTGCTCCTCGCGCCCGATCGTGCGCACGCCGCGGGGCTGGTCGCGTTCCGGCGTGCCGGCGGGCGAATCGTCGAGGCCGTCGCGCATGATCTCGACCTGGTCGTCGACGGGGTGGTGGGGCTCGGCGGATCCGGGCCGCTGCGCCCCACGGCCGCGGCAGTTTTCGAACTCGTGACCGCGCCGGTCATCGCCGTGGACATCCCGTCGGGCGTCGACGCCGACACCGGAGTCGTCAACGATCCGTCGGTGCGCGCCGCGGTGACCGTCACCTTCGGCGCCCGGCGCCGAGCACACATCCTGGCCGCCGAGCAGTGCGGTCGGGTCGAGTGCATCGACATCGGCATCGACGTCCACGGTGCGCAGCTCGTCGCCCTCGACGACCACGACGTCGCCACGAACTGGCCGGTCCCGGGGCCGTCGGACGACAAGTACTCGCAGGGGGTCACCGGGATCATCGCCGGGTCCGACACGTTCCCCGGTGCCGCCATGCTCTGCACCGGAGCCGCGGTCGCGGCGACGTCGGGCATGGTCCGCTACGTCGGTTCCGCCGCCGGCGACATCGTCGCGCGTCACCCCGAGGTCGTCGCCGCACCTGACCTGGACTCCGCGGGGCGCGTCCAGGCCTGGGTCGTCGGACCCGGCGCGGGCACCGACGACGCGGCCGCCGAGAGGGTGCGCGCCATCCTCGCGACGGATCTGCCGGTGCTCGTCGACGCCGACGGGTTGACCGTTCTCGCAGAGCATCTCGACTGGGTGCAGCAGCGAGACGCACCCACTCTGCTCACCCCGCACGCGGGCGAGTTCGCGCGTCTGGCCGGCGCCGAGGTGGGTTCGGACCGCGTCGCCGCCGTCACCGACCTCGCGGTGCAGTTGGGTGCGACCGTGTTGCTCAAGGGCCGCATCACCGTCGTCGCCGACGGTACCGGGCCGGTGTTGGTCAACGACGCGGGCGCGTCCTGGGCGGCGACCGCGGGCGCCGGGGACGTGCTGTCGGGGCTGGCCGGTGCGTTGCTGGCCGCCGGCCTCACCGCCCGGGTCGCCGCCGCGTCGGCCGCACGTGTCCACGCACACGCCGCGATCCTGGCTGCTCGGGGAGACGCCGACACCTCCGCGGGCGCCCCCATCGGCGCGTCGGACCTACTCGCGGGCATCCGGCCGGCCATCCGCGAGATGCGTTCGCGCGCATGA
- a CDS encoding MFS transporter, which translates to MTLELSDSSGNETDVRTASSADGGGARSAVVTTARGWSTATWILLVVLAGALFLDGLDVSMVGVALPSMGADLGMDQSQLQWIVSGYVLGYGGFLLLGGRASDLFGRRTVFLAALAVFGVASVVSALVEVDSAIVALRFIKGVAAAFTVPAGLSIITTTFAEGPARNKALSIYTVCGASGFSLGLVFGGLLTEVGWQATLLFPGPVAVLLLLAGIKVIPSVARPAVNWGHLDVGGALTSTGALLIVVYAVVRAPDVGWAAPSTIGLFVASAALLIAFLTIEARHRNPLLRLGILRSLTLVHANVSAAVMFGSYVSFQFLVTLYLQDSLGWSPIAMSLGFLPAGLLVVASAFGMDRVLDRVGTPILIAIGLTAFVGGYLLFLRAQPGMGYANFLLPTILLLGLGFALCFPAVNSQATAGVSDAEQGLASGLVNTSIQIGGAIMIAVVTAITASSGGTQVPGQMIGGMPTAITVISVLSMLGVAGSLLVIARRRRPEVLALTGT; encoded by the coding sequence ATGACTCTGGAACTCAGTGATTCATCAGGAAACGAGACCGACGTGCGCACCGCATCGTCGGCGGATGGGGGTGGTGCGAGGTCCGCGGTCGTCACGACCGCGCGGGGGTGGTCCACGGCGACATGGATCCTCCTCGTGGTGCTGGCGGGGGCGCTGTTCCTCGACGGGCTCGACGTCTCGATGGTGGGAGTCGCCCTGCCGTCCATGGGCGCCGACCTCGGGATGGATCAGTCGCAACTGCAATGGATCGTGAGCGGTTACGTGCTCGGATACGGCGGCTTCCTGCTGCTGGGCGGGCGCGCCAGTGATCTCTTCGGGAGGCGGACGGTGTTCCTGGCCGCGCTCGCGGTGTTCGGTGTCGCCTCGGTGGTCAGCGCGTTGGTCGAGGTCGACTCGGCGATCGTCGCGCTGCGGTTCATCAAGGGTGTCGCCGCGGCGTTCACCGTCCCGGCCGGCCTGTCCATCATCACCACGACGTTCGCCGAGGGACCCGCGCGCAACAAGGCGCTCAGCATCTACACGGTGTGCGGCGCGAGTGGCTTCTCGCTGGGCCTCGTCTTCGGCGGACTGCTCACCGAGGTCGGGTGGCAGGCCACCTTGCTGTTCCCGGGTCCGGTCGCGGTCTTGCTGCTCCTCGCGGGCATCAAGGTCATCCCGTCGGTCGCACGTCCCGCGGTCAACTGGGGGCACCTCGACGTCGGCGGCGCCCTCACCAGCACCGGGGCCCTGCTGATCGTGGTCTACGCCGTCGTGCGCGCACCCGACGTCGGCTGGGCCGCCCCGTCGACCATCGGATTGTTCGTGGCGTCGGCTGCGCTGTTGATCGCCTTCCTCACCATCGAGGCCCGGCATCGCAACCCTCTGCTGCGCCTCGGGATCCTGCGTTCACTCACCCTGGTCCACGCGAACGTCTCCGCCGCGGTCATGTTCGGCAGCTACGTCTCGTTCCAGTTCCTGGTGACGCTCTATCTGCAGGACTCGCTCGGCTGGTCGCCGATCGCGATGTCCCTCGGGTTCCTCCCCGCCGGCCTGCTGGTCGTCGCGAGTGCGTTCGGCATGGACCGCGTGCTCGACCGCGTCGGCACCCCGATCCTGATCGCGATCGGGCTGACCGCCTTCGTCGGCGGTTACCTGCTGTTCCTGCGTGCGCAGCCGGGCATGGGGTACGCGAACTTCCTGCTGCCGACGATCCTGCTGCTGGGCCTGGGCTTCGCGCTCTGCTTCCCGGCGGTCAACTCGCAGGCCACCGCCGGTGTCTCCGACGCCGAACAGGGCCTGGCCTCCGGTCTGGTCAACACCAGCATCCAGATCGGCGGGGCGATCATGATCGCCGTGGTCACCGCGATCACGGCCAGTTCGGGTGGGACGCAGGTGCCCGGGCAGATGATCGGCGGGATGCCGACCGCGATCACGGTCATCTCCGTGCTCTCGATGCTCGGTGTGGCCGGGAGCCTGCTCGTGATCGCGCGACGTCGGCGTCCCGAGGTTCTGGCACTCACAGGTACTTGA
- a CDS encoding alpha/beta fold hydrolase, with the protein MSPDRPQRLGILAGAAGFAALGAVAIGGVARNVTRRADARVDPNSIEDFRAIYADRASFATADDGVPLAIREVGPADAAVTVLFSHGFSLRMSSWHFQRQQLAAVWGDNVRLVFMDHRGHGRSGAAPAHTATITQLGADIDAVIRSVVPEGPVVLVGHSMGAMAIMGLATRAPELFGDRIIGVGLIATAARGITEAGLGQGLQNPLVDAFRLSVRRVPRAVRAGRGVTRAVMLPVLTAASFGSTFHSPALSQFVAAMIQNTPIDTVVDFLRSLESHDESAALAVLSRIPTLVACGYEDKVTPLPNSVELHGALKDCELVGVPDCGHLVLLERPEVITEAIERLVQRSVR; encoded by the coding sequence GTGAGCCCCGACCGACCGCAACGCCTCGGGATCCTGGCGGGCGCAGCGGGATTCGCTGCGCTCGGCGCGGTTGCGATCGGCGGCGTGGCCCGCAACGTCACCCGCCGGGCCGATGCCCGCGTCGACCCGAATTCCATCGAGGACTTCCGTGCGATCTACGCCGATCGTGCCAGCTTCGCGACCGCCGACGACGGTGTCCCGCTGGCCATCCGCGAGGTCGGTCCGGCCGACGCCGCGGTGACCGTGCTGTTCTCGCACGGTTTCAGCCTGCGGATGTCGAGCTGGCATTTCCAGCGTCAACAGCTGGCCGCGGTGTGGGGCGACAACGTCCGTCTGGTGTTCATGGATCACCGCGGACACGGCCGGTCGGGGGCGGCGCCCGCGCACACCGCGACCATCACCCAGCTCGGAGCCGACATCGACGCCGTGATCCGATCGGTCGTCCCCGAGGGCCCGGTCGTGCTCGTCGGCCACTCCATGGGGGCGATGGCCATCATGGGTCTAGCGACCCGCGCACCGGAGCTGTTCGGCGACAGGATCATCGGCGTGGGACTCATCGCCACGGCGGCACGCGGGATCACCGAGGCGGGCCTGGGCCAGGGATTGCAGAATCCGCTGGTCGACGCGTTCCGACTGTCGGTTCGCCGGGTTCCGCGGGCGGTCCGCGCCGGTCGCGGCGTCACCCGTGCGGTCATGCTGCCGGTGCTCACCGCGGCGAGCTTCGGCTCGACCTTTCATTCGCCGGCGTTGAGCCAGTTCGTCGCGGCGATGATCCAGAACACCCCCATCGACACCGTCGTCGACTTCCTCCGATCGTTGGAGAGTCACGACGAGAGTGCCGCGCTCGCCGTCCTGTCGCGGATCCCGACCCTCGTCGCGTGCGGTTACGAGGACAAGGTCACCCCGCTGCCCAACTCGGTCGAGCTGCACGGCGCGCTGAAGGACTGCGAACTCGTGGGCGTGCCGGACTGCGGTCACCTCGTGCTGCTGGAACGACCCGAGGTGATCACCGAGGCCATCGAGCGGTTGGTTCAGCGGAGCGTCCGGTGA
- the groES gene encoding co-chaperone GroES, with translation MASVNIKPLEDKILVQANEAETTTASGLVIPDTAKEKPQEGTVIAVGEGRVTEQGNRVPVDVKEGDTVIYSKYGGTEIKYSGEEYLILSARDVLAVISK, from the coding sequence GTGGCGAGCGTGAACATCAAGCCGCTCGAGGACAAGATCCTCGTCCAGGCCAATGAGGCTGAGACGACGACCGCCTCCGGCCTGGTCATCCCTGACACGGCGAAGGAGAAGCCCCAGGAGGGCACCGTCATCGCCGTGGGCGAGGGACGTGTCACCGAGCAGGGCAACCGGGTCCCGGTCGACGTCAAAGAAGGCGACACCGTCATCTACAGCAAGTACGGCGGAACCGAGATCAAGTACTCCGGCGAGGAGTACCTGATCCTGTCCGCGCGCGACGTGCTGGCAGTCATCTCGAAGTAG
- the tsaE gene encoding tRNA (adenosine(37)-N6)-threonylcarbamoyltransferase complex ATPase subunit type 1 TsaE, producing the protein MSPEPHPTQLPHRRTLTTVEDTEAFGAELAADLRAGDLVITDGPLGAGKTALARGIGAGLGVTGRVTSPTFIIARAHAPGRPGGVGLVHVDAYRLGSTGGDVLADLDGLDLDTDITENVVVVEWGAGVAERLADRHLLVRLRREPDSDVRTATWGWVRSADGSE; encoded by the coding sequence GTGAGCCCGGAACCCCACCCCACGCAACTCCCGCACCGACGCACCCTGACGACCGTCGAGGACACCGAGGCCTTCGGCGCCGAACTCGCCGCCGACCTGCGCGCCGGTGACCTGGTCATCACCGATGGGCCATTGGGCGCAGGCAAGACCGCTCTGGCCCGAGGGATCGGCGCCGGACTCGGGGTCACCGGACGCGTGACGTCGCCGACGTTCATCATCGCCCGCGCGCACGCCCCCGGGCGTCCGGGCGGAGTGGGGTTGGTGCACGTCGACGCCTACCGCCTCGGCTCGACCGGCGGCGACGTCCTCGCCGATCTCGACGGGCTCGACCTCGACACCGACATCACCGAGAACGTCGTCGTCGTGGAATGGGGCGCGGGGGTGGCCGAGCGCCTCGCCGACCGTCATCTGCTGGTGCGGTTGCGACGCGAACCGGACTCCGACGTCCGCACCGCCACCTGGGGCTGGGTTCGGTCTGCCGACGGTTCGGAATAG
- the alr gene encoding alanine racemase, protein MAERPALEATIDLAAIAHNVAVVAQRSGSAVMAVVKADGYGHGATPVARAALAAGATDLGVATVAEALAIRADGVTAPIVAWLHTPTTDFRPAVDAGVELAVSSTGQLDRVVAAATHEGRTAVVSVKIDTGLARNGVGPQEWPELRDALAKAVADESIVLRAAMCHLARGDEPEHPLNDVQAGRLDECVRELDHLGVAPQVVHISNSAAALARPDLSRDLVRAGIAVYGTSPLPDGYGLIPAMTLSAEVSMVKKVAAGQGVSYGHTWTAPHDTTLALLPAGYADGVPRLLSNRLRVQINGRSYPGVGRVCMDQMVVDLGTDSDVAEGDRAVLFGSGADGGTTAKEWAATIGTIDYEIVSGIRGRAQRRYVTSSVPGDTEVST, encoded by the coding sequence ATGGCGGAACGTCCCGCGCTCGAGGCGACCATCGACCTCGCCGCGATTGCCCACAACGTCGCGGTGGTGGCGCAGCGATCGGGGTCGGCGGTCATGGCCGTGGTGAAGGCGGACGGTTACGGGCACGGCGCGACGCCGGTGGCGCGCGCGGCGCTGGCCGCCGGTGCGACCGACCTCGGCGTGGCGACCGTCGCCGAGGCACTCGCAATACGTGCGGACGGCGTCACCGCACCGATCGTCGCCTGGCTGCACACCCCGACCACGGATTTCCGACCGGCGGTCGACGCGGGGGTCGAACTGGCGGTGTCGTCGACCGGGCAACTCGACCGGGTCGTGGCCGCCGCGACGCACGAGGGCCGGACCGCTGTGGTCAGCGTCAAGATCGACACCGGCCTGGCCCGCAACGGCGTCGGCCCGCAGGAGTGGCCCGAGCTGCGCGACGCCCTGGCCAAGGCCGTGGCCGACGAGTCGATCGTGCTGCGGGCGGCGATGTGTCACCTCGCCCGCGGTGACGAACCGGAGCACCCGCTCAACGATGTGCAGGCCGGTCGCCTCGACGAGTGCGTCCGGGAACTCGACCACCTCGGTGTCGCGCCGCAGGTCGTGCACATCTCCAATTCCGCCGCGGCGCTGGCCCGGCCGGATCTGTCCCGGGATCTCGTACGGGCGGGGATCGCCGTCTACGGCACCTCGCCACTGCCGGACGGGTACGGACTCATCCCGGCGATGACCCTCTCGGCGGAGGTGTCGATGGTGAAGAAGGTCGCGGCCGGTCAGGGGGTGTCCTACGGACACACCTGGACCGCGCCGCACGACACGACGCTCGCGTTGCTGCCCGCCGGATACGCCGACGGGGTACCTCGACTGCTGTCCAACCGGCTGCGGGTACAGATCAACGGACGCTCCTATCCCGGCGTCGGACGGGTCTGCATGGATCAGATGGTCGTCGATCTCGGTACCGACAGCGATGTGGCGGAGGGGGATCGGGCCGTGCTCTTCGGTTCCGGCGCCGACGGGGGCACCACCGCCAAGGAGTGGGCGGCGACCATCGGGACGATCGACTACGAGATCGTCTCCGGCATCCGTGGTCGGGCGCAGCGGCGCTACGTGACCTCGTCGGTGCCCGGCGACACGGAGGTGTCCACGTGA
- the tsaD gene encoding tRNA (adenosine(37)-N6)-threonylcarbamoyltransferase complex transferase subunit TsaD, whose translation MIVMGIESSCDETGVGIVEWNDDATTTLLADEVASSVDEHARYGGVVPEVASRAHLEAMVPTMQRARAAAGVDRPDAIAVTIGPGLAGALLVGVAAAKAYAAAWDVPLYAVNHLGGHVAVDTLEHGPMPACIALLVSGGHTHLLRVDDLGSPIVELGTTVDDAAGEAFDKVARLLGLGYPGGPALDAIAAQGDPTAIAFPRGMTGPRDARYDFSFSGVKTAVARFVEKCERAGDPVPVADVAASFQEAVADVLTRKAMRACEDTGVDTLVLGGGATANSRIRSLTEARCADAGVTLRIPKPRLCTDNGVMIATLGAHVIAGGAPPSALTVATDPGMSVQISAY comes from the coding sequence ATGATCGTCATGGGGATCGAGAGTTCCTGCGACGAGACCGGTGTCGGGATCGTCGAATGGAATGACGACGCGACGACCACCCTGCTGGCCGACGAGGTCGCATCCAGCGTCGACGAGCACGCGCGCTACGGCGGCGTGGTGCCGGAGGTGGCGTCGCGTGCCCACCTCGAGGCAATGGTCCCGACGATGCAGCGGGCGAGGGCGGCGGCCGGGGTCGACCGACCCGACGCCATCGCCGTGACGATCGGGCCCGGCCTGGCCGGGGCGCTGCTGGTCGGTGTCGCGGCGGCGAAAGCGTATGCCGCGGCGTGGGATGTCCCGTTGTACGCGGTCAACCATCTGGGCGGACACGTCGCGGTCGACACCCTCGAACACGGGCCGATGCCCGCATGCATCGCGCTGCTCGTCTCCGGCGGGCACACCCACCTGTTGCGGGTGGACGATCTGGGTTCGCCCATCGTCGAGCTGGGGACGACGGTCGACGACGCGGCGGGGGAGGCCTTCGACAAGGTCGCTCGACTCCTGGGACTCGGCTACCCCGGCGGCCCGGCTCTCGATGCGATTGCCGCGCAGGGGGATCCGACCGCCATCGCGTTCCCTCGTGGCATGACAGGACCTCGCGACGCACGGTACGACTTCTCTTTCAGCGGCGTGAAGACCGCCGTCGCGCGCTTCGTCGAGAAGTGCGAGCGAGCAGGTGACCCCGTGCCGGTCGCCGACGTCGCGGCGTCGTTCCAGGAGGCGGTGGCCGACGTGTTGACACGCAAGGCGATGCGCGCGTGCGAGGACACGGGCGTGGACACCCTCGTGCTGGGCGGCGGTGCGACGGCGAACTCGCGGATCCGGTCGCTCACCGAGGCGCGGTGCGCGGACGCCGGTGTGACGCTGCGGATCCCGAAGCCGCGCCTGTGCACCGACAACGGCGTGATGATCGCGACGCTGGGAGCCCACGTCATCGCCGGGGGAGCGCCGCCGTCGGCGCTGACCGTGGCCACCGACCCCGGGATGTCGGTGCAGATCAGCGCCTACTGA
- the tsaB gene encoding tRNA (adenosine(37)-N6)-threonylcarbamoyltransferase complex dimerization subunit type 1 TsaB: protein MLVLAVDTSTPTVTTGVAELTPGRAVDVRAERRVDTPRGHAEILTTLILECLAEAGVARSDLDAVVVGAGPGPFTGLRVGMATAAAFADALAIPLHGVCSLDAIRSDAHAGRVLVVTDARRREVYWALYGPDGRVAGPAVDTPADLIDRLRGEQDVDAILGSPEHTRLFGGHAVDGYAAPTTAGLVATARRALESGAAPEPVVPLYLRRPDAVELKDRKR, encoded by the coding sequence GTGCTCGTTCTGGCCGTCGACACCTCCACACCCACGGTGACCACCGGGGTCGCCGAGCTGACCCCGGGCCGCGCGGTCGACGTGCGCGCCGAGCGCAGGGTGGACACCCCACGCGGGCACGCCGAGATCCTGACGACCCTGATCCTCGAGTGCCTGGCCGAGGCCGGTGTGGCCCGATCCGATCTGGACGCGGTCGTCGTCGGCGCCGGCCCCGGACCGTTCACCGGGCTCCGCGTCGGCATGGCGACCGCCGCCGCGTTCGCCGATGCGCTCGCGATCCCGCTGCACGGCGTGTGCTCGCTCGACGCGATCCGGTCCGACGCCCACGCGGGGCGGGTTCTCGTCGTCACCGATGCCCGGCGTCGTGAGGTCTACTGGGCGCTCTACGGCCCTGATGGACGGGTGGCCGGACCTGCGGTCGACACCCCCGCCGACCTGATCGATCGCCTGCGTGGTGAGCAGGACGTGGACGCGATCCTGGGATCGCCGGAGCACACCCGGCTGTTCGGTGGTCACGCCGTCGACGGTTACGCCGCACCGACGACCGCGGGACTCGTGGCGACGGCACGTCGTGCGCTGGAATCCGGTGCTGCACCCGAACCTGTTGTCCCGCTCTATCTCCGCCGCCCCGATGCCGTCGAGTTGAAGGACCGGAAACGATGA
- the groL gene encoding chaperonin GroEL (60 kDa chaperone family; promotes refolding of misfolded polypeptides especially under stressful conditions; forms two stacked rings of heptamers to form a barrel-shaped 14mer; ends can be capped by GroES; misfolded proteins enter the barrel where they are refolded when GroES binds), with protein sequence MSKKLEFSDQARRSLERGVDKLADTVKVTLGPRGRHVVLAKAFGGPTVTNDGVTIAREIDLEDPFEDLGAQLVKSVATKTNDVAGDGTTTATVLAQAIIKNGLRNVAAGANPIALGSGISQAADAISQALLAAATPVEGEKAIAQVASVSSRDEEIGEMVGKAMSQVGVDGVVTVEESSGLSTDLEITEGVQFDKGFLSPYFVTDVDSQEAVLEDASVLLYREKISSLPDFLPLLEKVAEAGKPLLIIAEDIEGEPLSTLVVNSIRKTIRAVAVKAPFFGDRRKAFLDDLAVVTGATVINTDIGLSLAEAGLDSLGSVRRVVVTKDATTIVDGAGTAEAISARTDQLRREIEASDSDWDREKLSERLAKLSGGVAVIRVGAATETALKERKHRVEDAVAAAKAAVEEGIIPGGGSAIVQASAALDDLAATLSGDEALGVAVVRTAVKAPLHWIATNAGADGSVVTATVAAAERGHGFNAATLTYGDLLAEGIVDPVKVTRSAVVNAASVARMVLTTESAIVDKPADSEDDHEGHGHHGHSH encoded by the coding sequence ATGTCCAAGAAACTCGAATTCAGCGACCAGGCCCGGCGCTCCCTGGAACGCGGCGTCGACAAGCTCGCCGACACCGTCAAGGTGACCCTCGGCCCCCGCGGCCGGCACGTGGTCCTCGCCAAGGCGTTCGGCGGACCGACCGTGACCAACGACGGCGTGACCATCGCTCGCGAGATCGACCTGGAGGACCCGTTCGAGGACCTCGGCGCGCAGCTGGTCAAGTCCGTCGCCACCAAGACCAACGACGTCGCCGGTGACGGCACGACCACCGCGACCGTTCTCGCGCAGGCGATCATCAAGAACGGTCTGCGCAACGTCGCGGCCGGCGCCAACCCCATCGCACTCGGCTCGGGCATCTCGCAGGCCGCCGACGCGATCTCGCAGGCCCTGCTCGCCGCCGCCACCCCGGTCGAGGGGGAGAAGGCGATCGCCCAGGTCGCATCCGTCTCGTCGCGTGACGAGGAGATCGGCGAGATGGTCGGCAAGGCCATGTCGCAGGTCGGGGTCGACGGTGTCGTCACCGTCGAGGAGAGCTCGGGTCTGAGCACCGACCTCGAGATCACCGAGGGCGTCCAGTTCGACAAGGGCTTCCTCTCGCCGTACTTCGTCACCGACGTCGACAGCCAGGAGGCCGTCCTCGAGGACGCCAGCGTCCTGCTCTACCGCGAGAAGATCAGCTCGCTGCCCGACTTCCTGCCGCTGCTGGAGAAGGTCGCCGAGGCGGGCAAGCCGCTGCTGATCATCGCCGAGGACATCGAGGGCGAGCCGCTCTCGACCCTGGTGGTCAACTCGATCCGCAAGACCATCCGCGCGGTCGCGGTCAAGGCGCCGTTCTTCGGTGACCGTCGCAAGGCGTTCCTCGACGACCTCGCCGTCGTCACCGGCGCCACCGTGATCAACACCGACATCGGTCTCAGCCTGGCCGAGGCCGGTCTCGACTCGCTCGGTTCGGTGCGTCGTGTCGTCGTCACCAAGGACGCCACCACCATCGTCGACGGTGCAGGCACCGCCGAGGCCATCTCCGCGCGTACCGATCAGCTGCGCCGCGAGATCGAGGCCAGCGACTCCGACTGGGATCGCGAGAAGCTGTCCGAGCGGCTGGCCAAGCTGTCCGGCGGCGTCGCGGTCATCCGCGTCGGTGCGGCGACCGAGACCGCGCTCAAGGAGCGCAAGCACCGCGTCGAGGACGCGGTCGCCGCGGCCAAGGCAGCGGTCGAGGAGGGCATCATCCCCGGCGGCGGCTCGGCCATCGTGCAGGCGTCGGCAGCGCTCGACGATCTGGCGGCGACCCTGAGCGGTGACGAGGCACTCGGTGTCGCCGTGGTCCGCACCGCGGTCAAGGCGCCGCTGCACTGGATCGCCACCAACGCCGGAGCCGACGGGTCGGTGGTCACCGCGACCGTTGCCGCCGCGGAGAGGGGACACGGCTTCAACGCCGCGACCCTGACCTACGGCGATCTGCTCGCCGAGGGCATCGTCGACCCGGTGAAAGTCACCCGCTCGGCCGTCGTGAACGCCGCGTCGGTCGCCCGCATGGTGCTCACCACCGAGAGCGCCATCGTCGACAAGCCCGCCGACTCCGAGGACGACCACGAGGGACACGGCCACCACGGCCACAGCCACTGA
- a CDS encoding MarR family winged helix-turn-helix transcriptional regulator, which yields MSIGEHASAQPAPATGPCDEDALAAAWHQLTVRYHRLHCEIDRALEASHQISGSEFEVLELLASAPDHKLRMSELAAQVHLSQSALSRLVAGLDKCGLARRSMCENDRRSVFAELTDDGCARYESARPTQRAILRSQAVDTDGSSLCGADDFADVARAVRTES from the coding sequence ATGTCCATCGGTGAGCATGCGTCGGCGCAACCCGCCCCGGCCACCGGTCCGTGCGACGAGGACGCCCTCGCCGCCGCGTGGCATCAGCTCACCGTCCGCTATCACCGTCTGCACTGCGAGATCGACCGCGCACTCGAGGCCAGTCATCAGATCAGTGGGAGCGAGTTCGAGGTCCTCGAACTGCTGGCGTCAGCGCCGGACCACAAGCTGCGGATGAGCGAGCTGGCCGCACAGGTACACCTGAGTCAGAGCGCTCTGTCCCGTCTGGTCGCGGGGCTCGACAAGTGCGGGCTCGCCCGACGATCGATGTGCGAGAACGATCGTCGGTCGGTGTTCGCCGAACTGACCGACGATGGCTGCGCCCGGTACGAGTCCGCGCGTCCCACTCAGAGGGCCATCCTGCGGAGTCAGGCCGTCGACACCGACGGGTCGTCACTCTGCGGAGCAGACGATTTCGCCGACGTCGCACGCGCGGTCCGCACCGAGTCCTGA
- the rimI gene encoding ribosomal protein S18-alanine N-acetyltransferase, producing MIGPLLATDAPRCARLEAAIFAGDSPWPVEAFTAEIASPHNRYFAVRDDDDVLIGYAGISVLGRSGDMECEIHTIAVDPDHRGGGYGRALMAEMLVVADEVDAEVFLEVRTDNDRAIELYEHNGFVRVGLRKGYYQPSGADAYTMRRRRGGASR from the coding sequence ATGATCGGACCACTGCTCGCGACCGACGCACCCCGCTGCGCCCGACTCGAGGCCGCCATCTTCGCCGGTGACTCGCCGTGGCCGGTCGAGGCGTTCACCGCCGAGATCGCCTCACCCCATAACCGGTATTTCGCGGTTCGCGACGACGACGACGTGCTCATCGGATACGCGGGCATCTCGGTCCTGGGGCGATCCGGGGACATGGAGTGCGAGATCCACACCATCGCCGTCGATCCCGACCATCGTGGTGGCGGGTACGGACGAGCTCTGATGGCCGAGATGCTCGTGGTCGCCGACGAGGTCGACGCCGAGGTGTTCCTTGAGGTCCGCACCGACAACGACCGCGCCATCGAGCTCTACGAACACAACGGCTTCGTCCGGGTCGGCCTGCGCAAGGGCTACTACCAGCCCAGCGGCGCCGACGCGTATACGATGCGGCGGCGGCGCGGCGGGGCATCGAGATGA